GAGCAGGCTAACGATCCTGTGGTAGTTGTGGAAACTTTTATGTGGGGACTGGTACATGAAGATAGTCAAATATTAGAATTAACTGCTAGAGCCCCAGAAAATTTCTTAACCAATATGGATGGGATATACAGTTGGGATATTGAAAAAGTTGAGGATATTAAATACGAAGAAGGTAAAGCAAAAGTTACTATTCGAACAAGATCAAGAGTAGGATTATTTTTTGAGCAGAGGAATCAAAAATTTAAAAAAATAATACCAGCTGGTATATCGGTTTTTTCACTAGTCAAAGATGACCTCGATTATTGGAAAGTGGATGAAGTAGGGAAACCTTAGTTGGATATTTCATTATCTTTAAGCCTACTTCTATGGTTGTAGTCTCAGGGTGAATCTATCTTGAGATTACACGATCATCAAGAATGTGGAAGGTAATTCATCAAGACAAACTGACGAAAAGAAAATATAACCGAAAGGAGGGACTAAATATGCGGAAGGTGCTATTCCTCGTTTTGGCTCTCTTCACTTTCCTTTTCACCGGCGTTGCGGGCGCCGAAGAGCATCCGCCGCCAAATTCGGCCTTTACAGTGACCAAATAATTTCAGCATGATCATTCATTTGACTTACAATGAATTATTGAGCAGTAACTGTAGGACGGTTACTGCTCTTCTTTTTTATCTTTACATTTTTGCATTATTCATGTTAACCTATTTCCAGATACAGATAATGCAAAACAAGGAGGGGGTTCGATTTGCAGATAGGGAGACTCATTTTGCGAAGGCGTAAGGAACTTCATTTAACGCAGGATGCCTTAGCTGTAGGAATCTGTTCCACCTCTTATTTAAGCAAAATTGAAAATGGACAAGTGACCCCGCATACTGAGGTATTGTCTGCTTTACTAAAAAGACTCGGGCTAGATCCGGATTTAGCCAGGGAAACGGATAAGAGAGAGATGGAATTTGACGATCAGCTACGTAAGCGTCAAATAAAACCCACCTACAATCTTCACCGCCTTCGTGAGATAATCCTCCAAAAAGAATAGAATGGAGGCTTTTTCATGACGAAACTCACTTTACGTGAAGAATGGGAAGCTCGGGTGGCTGACTTTAGGGCAAGTGGGAAGACAGCGAAAGCATGGTGTGACGAACATCAATTAAAGCTACATCAGTTATGGTACTGGGTTCGAAAGATTGAATCCACCAGACTGTCTAAATCAAGTGGGAAAGCCTTGTCTCCTCAATGGGTTCGCCTCCCAATGGAAGGTCCATCATCCCATGATGCCTTGACTTTAAAAGTGGGAAATGTCGCCCTCGAGGTAAGGCCCGGAATTGATCTTGCCTTCCTCGCCGATGTAATCAAGGTGCTGAAGGCGTTATGATCCCAGACGTGAGTGCGGCACAGGTTTATCTTGCCTTGGGCAGTACCGATATGCGTAAATCGATCGATGGACTCGCTGTACTTGTGAAAGAGAGTTTTCGGCTTGATCCTTTCTCCAATGCCCTCTTTGTTTTCTGTAATCGGAAACGGGACAAACTAAAGATCCTCTATTGGGAAAACAATGGTTTTTGGCTCTATTACCGGCGCCTTGAACGGGGGAGGTTTCAATGGCCGGATCACGTGACAGACCAAACGATGCATGTGACGAAGCGTCAGTTGCGCTGGCTGCTCGATGGGCTTTCCCTTGACCAAAAACAGGCGCATCCCCCGGTTACGGCGCGTACCATCCTTTAAATCCCGGGAGAATTTTTTCTTTTCTTTCGCTATTAAAAGGGTTTAAGGGGGGAATGTCGAATAAAGAAAGTATGGACAAAACGACGACCCTAACCATCGAACAACTTCAAAATCAAATAGAAGAACAGAATCAGCAAATTGCACTTCAAAATCAGCAAATTGCTGAACTAACGTTAAAGCTGAAATGGTATGAGGAGAGACTTCTCCTAAACCAGAAAAAGCGGTTTGGCTCATCCAGCGAGAAAACGGATGAGGCTCAACTAACACTTCCCCTCTTTAACGAAGCGGAAGAAACCGCCGATCCTGCTGCCGAAGAGCCGACGCTTGAAACGATTACTTACAGCCGTCATAAACAAAGTGGAAAGCGCGAGAAAGAGCTGAAAGACCTGCCGGTAGAAGTGATCGAGTACCACTTACCTGAGAACGAACAAACCTGTTCTTCCTGTGGGAATCCCCTGCATGAAATGAGCGTAGAGGTCCGGCAAGAGTTAAAGGTCATTCCTGCTCAAGTGAAGGTTGTAAAGCATGTCCGGCACGTTTATGCCTGCCGCCACTGCGAGCACCATGAAGCGCACACCCCCATCGTCACGGCACCCATGCCTACGCCAGTATTTCCAGGGAGCTTAGCTTCTCCGTCCGCAATGGCCTACATTATGTCGCAAAAATATGTGTATGCCCAGCCGCTCTACCGGCAAGAGAAGCATTTAGAACGCTTGGGAGTGCCCTTATCCCGGCAAACCTTGGCCAATTGGATGCTCTATGGTGCTCACCAATGGCTTCATCCGCTCTATGAACGGATGAAGGAGCACCTCATTCGTCAAGAGATCCTGCATGCGGACGAAACGACGGTACAAGTACTCCGGGAAGAGAATCGGGCTGCGGAAACCACCTCCTACATGTGGCTATACCGTACCGGAAGAGATGGACCGCCCATTATCCTCTTTGATTACCAAAAGACAAGAGCGGGAGAACATCCCAAAGCCTTCTTAGCTGGGTTCCGCGGATTCCTCCATGTGGATGGATATGCCGGATACAACCAATTAAAACCGGAGGTTACGCTAGTAGGATGTTTCGCCCATGCCAGAAGGAAATTTGATGAGGCACTAAATGCCCTTCCTCCATCGGATCGAAATAAAAACGTAGCAGCCAAAATCGGGCTTGGGTTTTGCAACCAGCTTTATGCCGTCGAACGGGATTTAAAAGAGGCTTCCCCGGAAGAACGGTATGAAGAACGCTTAAAACGAAGTAAGCCCATTTTGGAGGCTTTTTCCGTATGGCTTCACCAAATGAAGGATCAAGTCCTACCCAAAAGCACCTTTGGGCAGGCGGTTCAGTATTGCCTTAATCAGTGGGAGAGCCTCACAAACTATCTCAAAGATGGGAGACTTGAAATCGATAATAACAGAAGCGAACGCTCTATTAAGCCATTTGTCATTGGGAGGAAGAACTGGCTCTTTAGCAACACACCAAGGGGAGCGAAGGCGAGCGCGATCATCTACAGTATCATAGAGACTGCGAAAGAGAATAACCTTAATCCGTACAACTACCTCACCTATCTCTTTGAGCGGCTACCGAATATCGATTTGAAGGATAAAGACATGATCGATCAGCTCCTTCCTTGGTCGGCCGCCTTGCCTTCAAATTGCCGGGTAAACCAAAAGTAAATTTAACGAAA
The DNA window shown above is from Thermicanus aegyptius DSM 12793 and carries:
- a CDS encoding helix-turn-helix domain-containing protein, giving the protein MQIGRLILRRRKELHLTQDALAVGICSTSYLSKIENGQVTPHTEVLSALLKRLGLDPDLARETDKREMEFDDQLRKRQIKPTYNLHRLREIILQKE
- the tnpA gene encoding IS66 family insertion sequence element accessory protein TnpA is translated as MTKLTLREEWEARVADFRASGKTAKAWCDEHQLKLHQLWYWVRKIESTRLSKSSGKALSPQWVRLPMEGPSSHDALTLKVGNVALEVRPGIDLAFLADVIKVLKAL
- the tnpB gene encoding IS66 family insertion sequence element accessory protein TnpB (TnpB, as the term is used for proteins encoded by IS66 family insertion elements, is considered an accessory protein, since TnpC, encoded by a neighboring gene, is a DDE family transposase.); translated protein: MIPDVSAAQVYLALGSTDMRKSIDGLAVLVKESFRLDPFSNALFVFCNRKRDKLKILYWENNGFWLYYRRLERGRFQWPDHVTDQTMHVTKRQLRWLLDGLSLDQKQAHPPVTARTIL
- the tnpC gene encoding IS66 family transposase, whose protein sequence is MDKTTTLTIEQLQNQIEEQNQQIALQNQQIAELTLKLKWYEERLLLNQKKRFGSSSEKTDEAQLTLPLFNEAEETADPAAEEPTLETITYSRHKQSGKREKELKDLPVEVIEYHLPENEQTCSSCGNPLHEMSVEVRQELKVIPAQVKVVKHVRHVYACRHCEHHEAHTPIVTAPMPTPVFPGSLASPSAMAYIMSQKYVYAQPLYRQEKHLERLGVPLSRQTLANWMLYGAHQWLHPLYERMKEHLIRQEILHADETTVQVLREENRAAETTSYMWLYRTGRDGPPIILFDYQKTRAGEHPKAFLAGFRGFLHVDGYAGYNQLKPEVTLVGCFAHARRKFDEALNALPPSDRNKNVAAKIGLGFCNQLYAVERDLKEASPEERYEERLKRSKPILEAFSVWLHQMKDQVLPKSTFGQAVQYCLNQWESLTNYLKDGRLEIDNNRSERSIKPFVIGRKNWLFSNTPRGAKASAIIYSIIETAKENNLNPYNYLTYLFERLPNIDLKDKDMIDQLLPWSAALPSNCRVNQK